In a single window of the Acinetobacter sp. CS-2 genome:
- a CDS encoding alpha/beta hydrolase — protein sequence MKKTLLTVFISSSVILLTACGSGNGDSVFNSPNNGIPVNDIQNPVVSTPTPYTETNMTSVAGESVVMTYKMLGVNSKQVQATALIFTPKTAAPAKGWPIVVWAHGTTGVADQCAPSRNALNIYIQAMIAQLLTAGYVVVAPDYEGLGEPNGNELHPFLNVKSEAYSITDAVVAARHYLGTKASNQWMAVGHSQGGQAALGAAQYASRASNLVYKGTVALAPASNLALILTAGESAAGKETDLNKKIKTLSSLDAFTALITAGLRNPHPDLQYSQVFKSPTDNIAKNAEIDCYDQLEQKFIKGMDDYVATAGSVNINNYPRTQMNFMGIPVVKTFLEKDSQPLQVKVSTPVIIYQGSLDPTVPKQVTDVLYSSAIQQNTNIRYLTDESAATKWDHGTVYALNIPNIIADVKSLMPIQ from the coding sequence ATGAAAAAAACATTATTAACGGTGTTTATCAGTAGTTCAGTCATCCTTTTAACAGCGTGTGGAAGTGGAAATGGTGATTCGGTCTTCAATAGTCCAAATAATGGAATTCCGGTCAATGATATTCAGAACCCGGTCGTTTCTACTCCTACGCCTTATACCGAAACAAATATGACTAGTGTGGCGGGTGAAAGCGTAGTGATGACTTATAAAATGTTGGGGGTGAACAGTAAGCAAGTTCAAGCAACTGCATTGATCTTTACACCGAAAACAGCGGCACCTGCAAAAGGCTGGCCAATTGTGGTCTGGGCGCATGGTACGACTGGTGTGGCAGATCAATGTGCACCGAGTCGAAATGCATTGAATATATATATTCAAGCAATGATTGCTCAACTTTTAACTGCGGGTTATGTGGTGGTTGCTCCTGATTATGAAGGTTTGGGAGAACCAAATGGTAATGAGCTTCATCCTTTCTTGAATGTAAAAAGCGAGGCCTATTCTATTACGGATGCGGTTGTTGCTGCGCGCCATTATTTGGGGACAAAAGCATCCAACCAATGGATGGCAGTAGGACATTCACAAGGTGGACAAGCCGCCTTAGGTGCGGCTCAATATGCTTCACGCGCCTCTAACTTGGTCTATAAAGGAACAGTAGCCCTAGCTCCAGCTTCTAACCTTGCGCTTATTTTGACAGCAGGGGAAAGTGCTGCGGGAAAAGAAACCGACCTGAATAAAAAAATTAAAACGTTGTCATCTTTGGATGCATTTACTGCATTAATTACAGCAGGACTGCGCAATCCTCATCCTGATTTGCAATATAGTCAGGTTTTTAAGTCTCCTACGGATAATATTGCGAAAAATGCAGAAATTGATTGCTATGATCAGTTAGAGCAGAAATTTATTAAAGGGATGGATGATTACGTGGCAACAGCGGGTTCAGTCAATATAAATAATTATCCGCGTACTCAAATGAATTTTATGGGTATTCCTGTAGTTAAAACCTTTTTGGAAAAAGATTCGCAGCCACTTCAGGTTAAAGTCTCAACGCCAGTGATTATTTATCAGGGATCACTGGACCCTACCGTTCCCAAACAAGTGACTGACGTACTTTATTCTTCAGCGATACAACAAAACACCAATATCCGTTATTTGACCGATGAATCAGCTGCAACGAAATGGGATCATGGAACGGTCTATGCTTTAAATATTCCTAATATTATTGCAGATGTAAAATCTCTAATGCCAATTCAGTAA
- the glyA gene encoding serine hydroxymethyltransferase yields MFANISIAEFDPEIAQAIANEDARQEAHIELIASENYCSPAVMEAQGSKLTNKYAEGYPGKRYYGGCEYVDVIEQLAIDRAKELFGADYANVQPHAGSQANSAVYLALLNPGDTVLGMSLAHGGHLTHGAKVSFSGKTYNAVQYGLNPETGEIDYEEVERLAVEHKPRMIVAGFSAYSQVVDWQRFRDIADKVGAYLFVDMAHVAGLVAAGVYPSPVQIADVTTTTTHKTLRGPRSGLILAKANEEIEKKLQSAVFPGNQGGPLVHAVAAKAICFKEAMAPEYKTYQQQVVKNAQAMAEVLIARGYDVVSGGTKNHLFLLSLIKQDITGKDADAWLGAAHITVNKNSVPNDPRSPFVTSGIRIGTPAVTTRGFGETEVRELAGWIADILDSKGDEAVINAVKAKVETVCAKFPVYAK; encoded by the coding sequence ATGTTTGCCAATATCTCTATTGCCGAATTTGATCCAGAAATCGCTCAGGCAATCGCTAATGAAGATGCTCGCCAAGAAGCGCACATCGAGTTGATTGCTTCTGAAAACTATTGCTCACCAGCAGTAATGGAAGCTCAAGGATCAAAACTCACTAACAAATATGCAGAAGGCTACCCAGGCAAACGCTATTATGGCGGTTGTGAATATGTAGACGTTATTGAACAATTGGCAATTGACCGTGCTAAAGAACTTTTTGGTGCTGATTATGCTAACGTTCAACCGCATGCTGGTTCTCAAGCAAACTCAGCTGTTTACTTAGCTCTTCTTAACCCGGGCGACACAGTTTTGGGTATGAGTCTTGCTCACGGTGGTCACTTGACTCACGGTGCAAAAGTAAGCTTCTCTGGTAAAACTTATAACGCAGTTCAATATGGTTTAAACCCAGAAACTGGCGAAATCGATTACGAAGAAGTTGAACGTTTAGCTGTAGAACATAAACCACGTATGATCGTGGCTGGTTTCTCTGCTTATAGCCAAGTTGTAGACTGGCAGCGTTTCCGTGACATCGCGGACAAAGTTGGCGCTTATCTTTTCGTAGACATGGCTCACGTAGCTGGTCTGGTTGCTGCTGGTGTTTATCCAAGCCCAGTGCAAATTGCTGACGTAACGACTACGACTACTCATAAAACACTTCGTGGTCCGCGTTCAGGTTTAATCCTTGCTAAAGCAAACGAAGAAATCGAGAAAAAATTACAGTCAGCTGTATTCCCGGGTAACCAGGGTGGTCCATTGGTTCACGCTGTAGCTGCTAAAGCAATCTGCTTTAAAGAAGCAATGGCACCTGAATACAAAACTTACCAACAACAAGTGGTTAAAAACGCTCAAGCAATGGCTGAAGTATTAATCGCTCGTGGTTATGACGTAGTTTCTGGCGGTACTAAAAACCACTTGTTCTTGTTGTCTTTAATCAAGCAAGATATCACTGGTAAAGACGCTGACGCTTGGTTAGGTGCTGCTCACATCACTGTGAACAAAAACTCTGTACCTAACGACCCACGTTCTCCATTCGTGACTTCTGGTATTCGTATCGGTACCCCAGCTGTTACAACTCGTGGTTTCGGTGAAACTGAAGTACGTGAACTTGCTGGCTGGATCGCAGACATCCTGGACAGTAAAGGCGACGAAGCTGTAATTAACGCTGTAAAAGCGAAAGTTGAAACTGTATGCGCTAAATTCCCTGTTTACGCAAAATAA
- the rnk gene encoding nucleoside diphosphate kinase regulator produces MAKPTIIISQQDLERLETMLEHQSKLTPTMQHLEDELARAQVVAPQDMPANVVTMNARVSITIAPANEPTTITLVYPHDFLGEKGQVNVLAPIGAAILGLAEGQEIEWPQPDGHLMKVKIEKVLYQPERVGNYL; encoded by the coding sequence ATGGCTAAACCCACTATTATTATTTCACAACAAGATCTGGAACGTTTAGAAACGATGCTTGAGCATCAGTCTAAACTGACGCCAACCATGCAGCATCTGGAAGATGAGCTTGCACGTGCCCAAGTGGTTGCCCCGCAGGATATGCCGGCAAATGTGGTGACAATGAATGCACGGGTATCAATTACCATTGCCCCTGCGAATGAACCAACTACGATAACCCTGGTTTACCCACATGATTTTCTGGGTGAGAAAGGACAGGTGAATGTACTTGCACCAATCGGTGCAGCAATTCTGGGACTGGCTGAAGGTCAGGAAATTGAATGGCCGCAGCCAGATGGTCACTTAATGAAAGTGAAAATTGAAAAAGTATTGTATCAGCCAGAACGTGTAGGCAATTATCTATAA
- a CDS encoding TauD/TfdA dioxygenase family protein, whose protein sequence is MSQTQTKPYDPNYQYQHIQVKPITGRIGAEIEGVKLSSILNQDTVHEINHALIKYKTIFFKNQQHLTDDEQEGFAALLGKPLNHPTVPVKSGTAHVLELDSRGGRADTWHTDISFIEDYPKASILRSIVAPAAGGDTVWANTTAAYNDLPEELKALADRLRAVHSNDYDYASKVTTSPRIDAEKYRALFNSTEYETEHPLVRVHPESGEKTLLLGHFFKRFVGYNSQDSRRLFDLFQDYAVNLENIVRWRWSVGDVAIWDNRATQHRAINDYGDELRVVRRVTIEGDIPVGVDGRPSVNLKKVVKQDISNFTFENGQILEKAS, encoded by the coding sequence ATGAGCCAAACTCAAACCAAACCCTATGATCCGAACTATCAATATCAACATATTCAGGTAAAACCGATTACCGGGCGTATTGGTGCGGAAATTGAAGGGGTTAAATTGTCTTCAATTCTAAATCAAGACACGGTCCATGAAATTAACCATGCTCTCATCAAGTACAAGACCATTTTCTTTAAAAACCAACAACATTTAACTGATGATGAACAGGAAGGCTTTGCCGCTTTATTGGGCAAGCCCTTGAATCATCCAACCGTTCCGGTCAAAAGTGGCACAGCACATGTGCTTGAGCTGGATTCACGTGGTGGACGGGCAGATACCTGGCATACTGATATCAGCTTTATTGAAGATTATCCAAAAGCTTCCATTTTACGCAGTATAGTTGCGCCTGCAGCTGGCGGTGATACCGTTTGGGCAAATACCACAGCGGCTTATAATGATTTACCAGAAGAACTGAAAGCATTGGCAGATCGTTTACGGGCAGTGCATAGCAATGATTATGACTATGCCTCTAAAGTAACCACAAGCCCGCGTATCGATGCAGAAAAATATCGTGCGCTATTTAATTCAACCGAATATGAAACAGAGCATCCATTGGTGCGCGTGCATCCGGAAAGTGGGGAAAAGACCCTGTTATTGGGTCACTTCTTTAAACGTTTTGTGGGTTATAACAGCCAGGATTCACGCCGCCTGTTTGATTTATTCCAGGACTATGCCGTGAATTTAGAAAACATCGTGCGCTGGCGCTGGAGTGTAGGTGATGTTGCCATCTGGGATAACCGTGCTACCCAGCACCGTGCAATTAATGACTATGGGGATGAGCTGCGTGTTGTGCGCCGTGTCACCATTGAAGGGGATATTCCAGTTGGTGTAGATGGTCGCCCAAGTGTGAACCTGAAGAAAGTGGTGAAACAGGACATTTCTAATTTTACCTTTGAAAATGGTCAAATTTTAGAAAAAGCATCTTAA
- a CDS encoding Crp/Fnr family transcriptional regulator, with protein MLSRAEKLQQIFGQDAVFSAFNTQSHQTLLQHVKYLRFLPQQQILHYQQKMDDIYVLLSGRMQIGWLLSDGEFKVSDYVKMYSVFNLVPFLQQKPLNFDFYAVEVVEVAVISGQVFLEQLQQQPQAMWQIIQLLSERMYSLMEKNRYLQTASMTQKIARHLITLGQQARPVGQEKSTIQFKMSQQEFAELLHVSRQTLNKQLQYFIQQRIVEWNYSQIRIIDMQRLKQLSQF; from the coding sequence ATGCTCAGTCGCGCAGAAAAATTACAGCAGATTTTTGGGCAGGATGCTGTGTTTTCTGCATTCAATACACAATCCCATCAAACCTTATTGCAACATGTGAAATATCTGCGTTTTTTACCACAGCAACAGATCTTGCATTATCAGCAAAAAATGGACGATATCTATGTACTGTTGTCCGGACGGATGCAGATTGGCTGGCTGCTCAGTGATGGCGAGTTTAAAGTCAGTGATTATGTGAAAATGTATTCGGTATTTAATCTGGTGCCATTTTTACAGCAAAAACCGCTGAATTTTGATTTTTATGCCGTAGAAGTAGTTGAAGTGGCTGTAATTTCAGGTCAGGTTTTTCTGGAACAATTACAACAGCAGCCGCAAGCCATGTGGCAGATCATTCAATTACTGAGTGAACGGATGTATAGTTTGATGGAGAAAAACCGTTATCTGCAAACTGCGAGTATGACGCAAAAAATTGCGCGTCATTTAATAACCTTGGGTCAACAGGCAAGACCAGTAGGTCAGGAAAAATCAACCATTCAATTTAAAATGAGCCAGCAGGAATTTGCCGAATTACTGCATGTGTCCCGGCAAACCTTAAACAAGCAACTACAATATTTTATCCAGCAACGCATTGTAGAGTGGAATTATAGCCAGATTCGGATTATCGATATGCAGCGCCTAAAACAGCTTAGCCAGTTCTAA
- the slyD gene encoding peptidylprolyl isomerase, producing MTAIANDLVVSFHYTLTNAEGETLDQSQGEPLAYLHGAGNIIPGLENALEGKTVGEKFTVNVPAAEGYGEYNPDLVQEVPAQMFQGVDNIQPGMQFQAQTDDGVQIVTVKAVEGDNVVVDANFPLAGQDLTFEVEIVEIRAASAEELEHGHVHGAGGHHH from the coding sequence ATGACTGCTATTGCAAATGACCTCGTGGTTTCTTTCCACTACACGTTGACTAACGCAGAGGGCGAAACTCTCGACCAATCACAAGGTGAGCCACTTGCATATTTGCACGGTGCGGGCAACATCATCCCTGGTTTAGAAAACGCTTTAGAAGGCAAAACTGTTGGTGAAAAATTCACTGTAAACGTTCCTGCTGCTGAAGGTTATGGTGAATACAACCCTGACCTCGTACAAGAAGTTCCAGCTCAAATGTTCCAAGGTGTGGACAACATCCAACCGGGTATGCAGTTCCAGGCTCAAACTGATGACGGCGTTCAAATCGTGACTGTTAAAGCAGTTGAAGGCGACAACGTTGTTGTAGACGCTAACTTCCCACTTGCTGGCCAAGATTTAACTTTCGAAGTTGAAATCGTTGAAATTCGTGCAGCTTCTGCTGAAGAATTAGAACACGGTCACGTACACGGTGCTGGTGGTCATCACCACTAA
- a CDS encoding D-alanyl-D-alanine carboxypeptidase PBP6B: MKAVIYLLASLSLLCSTIVNAALLNLVPESVEAQAWTILDTQSGQVIAEHNSHEQRAPASMTKMMVAYIALKEIEAGRLKKDEIITATPVVKMVQWDESQMYLKQGDQITVDQLLAGLIVMSANDAAVTLAERISGTVPAFIQRMNKEAKALGMKDTHFANAPGVTMPDHYSSAHDMALLGQALTVQTPEYLHYSVMPSFSYNQRFHRATNLALKFDPSVDGLKTGFTKAAGYNLALTAHRPTGSPALPERRLIVVVMGTKNALKRAEVAHILMDMAYTYTRNEVAIKDKQLIAELPVVKSTLKMFKLETSKPQIVTTSLYDQPYAIDLQTYDTVNQRVMLNTGNGTIQAIEPLQETKTHLNVEITEKYLTAPLAKVMQLATVQVYQNNQLIRTIAIENDVQIEEANFFQKIALWFKQLFSFFSSDDIRVKIYPLR, encoded by the coding sequence TTGAAAGCTGTCATCTACCTCCTCGCATCCTTAAGTTTATTGTGTTCCACGATAGTCAATGCTGCATTACTCAACCTTGTTCCTGAAAGCGTTGAAGCCCAGGCATGGACCATTCTTGATACCCAATCAGGTCAGGTCATTGCAGAGCATAATAGCCATGAGCAACGTGCACCGGCATCCATGACCAAAATGATGGTTGCGTATATTGCATTGAAAGAAATTGAAGCTGGCCGTTTAAAAAAGGATGAAATCATCACGGCGACACCAGTAGTAAAAATGGTGCAGTGGGATGAGTCGCAGATGTATCTTAAACAAGGTGATCAGATTACTGTAGATCAGCTTCTGGCAGGTTTGATCGTGATGTCAGCCAATGATGCAGCGGTGACCTTGGCAGAACGCATTTCAGGTACTGTACCAGCTTTCATCCAACGCATGAATAAAGAAGCCAAAGCCTTAGGAATGAAGGATACGCATTTTGCCAATGCACCAGGCGTGACCATGCCGGACCATTACTCATCTGCTCATGACATGGCCCTGCTGGGTCAAGCACTGACCGTTCAGACGCCTGAATATCTGCATTATTCAGTCATGCCAAGTTTCAGCTATAACCAGCGTTTTCACCGCGCAACCAATCTGGCACTCAAATTTGACCCAAGTGTAGATGGTTTAAAAACAGGTTTCACCAAGGCGGCAGGTTATAACCTGGCATTGACTGCACATCGCCCTACTGGTAGTCCTGCACTGCCTGAACGTCGTCTGATTGTGGTGGTGATGGGTACAAAAAATGCATTAAAACGTGCGGAAGTTGCCCACATCCTGATGGATATGGCCTATACCTATACCCGTAATGAGGTGGCGATTAAAGATAAACAGCTGATTGCTGAATTGCCTGTGGTGAAATCTACTTTAAAAATGTTTAAACTGGAAACCAGCAAACCGCAAATTGTGACCACGTCTTTATATGATCAGCCTTATGCGATTGATCTGCAAACTTATGATACGGTCAATCAGCGTGTTATGCTGAATACAGGCAATGGTACGATTCAAGCTATTGAGCCCTTACAAGAAACCAAGACACACTTGAATGTTGAAATCACGGAAAAATACCTGACAGCACCTTTAGCCAAAGTCATGCAACTGGCCACCGTGCAGGTTTATCAAAATAACCAGTTGATCCGCACCATTGCCATTGAAAATGATGTGCAAATTGAAGAAGCCAATTTTTTCCAGAAAATTGCCCTATGGTTTAAACAGCTTTTTAGTTTTTTCTCAAGCGATGACATTCGGGTCAAAATTTATCCTCTACGCTAA
- a CDS encoding M61 family metallopeptidase has product MLHYQIEFDDYRQHLIHVTLRFLADPTQVLSLPTWIPGSYLIREFSKHIESARAYDEDGRILQIQKFEKNKWRLFNTDHELITVEYDVYAYDLSVRGAYVDQTRLYVNPACTCLGLEGQEDKAVEVEVFLPDELKHFQLATGLMAKSLVKGRYTLKADNYAQLIDSPFELAEQTRFSFEANGIPHEFVVSGKHAINAARMQQDIEKICATEISMFGSAPFSDYTFMTMATGNSYGGLEHPNSTSLITPRDDLPKADEPAEPSADYQRFLGLCSHEYFHSWLVKFIRPENFVNYDLNKEGYTSLLWIFEGFTSYYDDLILLRSGVISQESYLKLLKTQIDRYLQNPGRAIQTVADSSFDAWVKFYRQDENSNNAGTSYYNKGCLVALCLDLGLRLRGSSLDVLMRKLYKNAQNGIQVNERTIFELCNELTGDNWLEQINHLINTTDELPLDQLLPEFGLSFDVKNDKSLPFGLKLADKPEGVVIQQARRDGAGAKAGLSAQDIILAIDGLKATSKLVEKYAKQEGIYTVHAFRRDELMTFEVQVGGSELTEVELKVEDQAKAEKWLKA; this is encoded by the coding sequence ATGTTGCATTATCAAATCGAATTTGACGATTATCGTCAGCATCTTATTCACGTGACACTTCGCTTTTTGGCAGATCCTACTCAAGTATTATCATTGCCGACCTGGATTCCGGGTAGCTATCTGATTCGCGAATTTTCAAAGCATATTGAGTCGGCTCGTGCTTATGATGAAGATGGGCGCATTTTACAAATTCAGAAATTTGAAAAGAATAAATGGCGCCTGTTTAACACTGATCATGAACTGATTACGGTTGAATATGATGTTTATGCATATGACTTGTCTGTACGCGGTGCCTATGTGGACCAAACACGTCTCTATGTGAATCCGGCCTGTACATGTTTGGGACTAGAAGGGCAGGAAGATAAAGCAGTTGAAGTTGAAGTGTTCCTTCCAGATGAACTGAAACATTTCCAGCTGGCAACAGGTTTAATGGCTAAAAGTCTGGTTAAAGGTCGTTATACCTTAAAGGCGGATAACTATGCCCAGTTGATTGATTCACCTTTTGAGCTGGCAGAACAAACACGTTTTAGCTTTGAAGCCAATGGTATCCCGCATGAATTTGTGGTGTCTGGCAAACATGCCATTAATGCGGCACGCATGCAGCAAGATATTGAAAAAATCTGTGCCACTGAAATATCAATGTTCGGTTCTGCACCATTTAGCGATTATACCTTTATGACCATGGCGACAGGCAATAGCTATGGAGGCTTGGAGCATCCGAACAGTACCAGTCTGATTACCCCACGTGACGATTTGCCTAAAGCCGATGAACCTGCTGAACCCTCTGCGGATTATCAGCGTTTTCTGGGGTTGTGCAGTCATGAATATTTCCATTCCTGGTTGGTAAAATTTATTCGTCCTGAAAATTTCGTCAATTATGATTTGAACAAAGAAGGCTACACTTCATTATTGTGGATTTTTGAAGGTTTCACTTCTTATTATGATGACCTGATTTTGCTGCGTAGTGGGGTGATTTCTCAAGAATCCTATCTGAAATTATTAAAGACACAGATTGACCGTTATTTACAAAACCCGGGACGTGCGATTCAAACCGTTGCAGATTCAAGTTTTGATGCCTGGGTGAAATTCTACCGTCAGGATGAAAACTCCAACAACGCCGGTACCAGTTACTACAACAAGGGGTGTTTAGTGGCGCTGTGTCTGGACTTGGGCTTGCGTTTACGCGGTTCAAGCCTGGATGTCTTAATGCGTAAATTGTATAAAAATGCGCAAAATGGTATTCAAGTTAATGAGCGTACCATCTTCGAATTGTGTAATGAGTTGACCGGTGATAACTGGCTTGAACAGATCAATCATTTGATTAATACCACCGATGAATTACCGCTAGATCAGTTACTTCCTGAATTTGGTCTAAGTTTTGATGTTAAAAATGACAAGTCTTTGCCATTTGGCTTAAAGCTTGCCGATAAACCCGAAGGTGTGGTGATTCAACAAGCACGTCGTGATGGTGCAGGGGCAAAAGCAGGTCTTTCTGCGCAAGATATCATTCTCGCGATTGATGGCTTGAAAGCGACCAGCAAACTGGTAGAAAAGTATGCGAAGCAGGAAGGTATATACACCGTTCATGCTTTCCGCCGTGATGAGTTGATGACTTTTGAAGTTCAGGTCGGTGGTTCTGAATTGACGGAAGTTGAACTCAAAGTTGAAGATCAGGCCAAAGCTGAGAAGTGGTTAAAGGCTTAA
- a CDS encoding rRNA large subunit pseudouridine synthase E has translation MKIVILNKPYDVLSQFRKDEAHMTMADFVDDPTLRLAGRLDMDSEGLVFLTDHGGLNQFITNPANKKFKTYLVQVEGDVTEEALEQLRKGVELKDGMTLPGKAIKVQQPEWLWDRDPPVRFRASVPTSWIEISICEGRNRQVRRMTAAVGFPTLRLIRTKIGSIDLVQLGLQPGETKEIEPLLYPDFKDVPAEEPYRSRSYVKKPGGTGGKPMVRKNKDGSVKKSSGTKRIWQMDESEKPRRKTNGTTRPNTKAPRGRGRGRG, from the coding sequence ATGAAAATCGTCATTCTCAATAAACCTTATGACGTCCTCTCCCAATTCCGTAAAGACGAAGCACACATGACCATGGCTGACTTCGTAGACGATCCGACTTTACGTTTGGCGGGTCGCTTAGATATGGACTCTGAAGGTTTAGTTTTTTTAACCGACCACGGCGGTTTAAACCAATTTATTACCAACCCGGCCAACAAGAAGTTTAAAACCTATCTGGTACAGGTTGAAGGTGATGTCACTGAAGAAGCGCTTGAACAGCTGCGTAAAGGGGTTGAACTGAAAGATGGTATGACCCTTCCAGGCAAAGCCATTAAAGTACAACAGCCAGAATGGTTATGGGACCGTGATCCACCGGTTCGTTTCCGTGCATCTGTGCCCACCTCTTGGATTGAAATTTCAATCTGTGAAGGTCGTAACCGCCAGGTTCGCCGTATGACTGCTGCGGTAGGTTTTCCAACTTTACGTTTGATTCGTACGAAAATTGGTTCTATTGATCTTGTTCAATTGGGTTTACAACCAGGTGAAACTAAAGAAATCGAGCCTTTGTTATACCCGGACTTTAAAGATGTACCTGCGGAAGAACCCTACCGTTCACGTTCTTATGTGAAAAAACCAGGTGGTACAGGCGGTAAGCCAATGGTTCGCAAGAACAAAGATGGTTCCGTGAAGAAGTCATCTGGTACGAAACGTATCTGGCAAATGGATGAAAGCGAGAAACCACGTCGCAAGACCAACGGTACAACGCGTCCGAACACCAAAGCACCGCGTGGTCGTGGGCGTGGTCGCGGTTAA
- the icd gene encoding NADP-dependent isocitrate dehydrogenase, whose amino-acid sequence MGYQKIVVPADGSKITVNADLSLNVPNNPIIPFIEGDGIGVDITPAMKAVVDAAVLKAYAGKRSIEWMEVYCGEKADKIYGTYMPEETFEALREFVVSIKGPLTTPVGGGIRSLNVALRQELDLYVCVRPVRWFEGVPSPVQHPELTDMVIFRENSEDIYAGIEWKADSPEAKKIIRFLKEEMGVTKIRFEENCGIGIKPVSKEGTQRLVRKAIQFAIDNDKPSVTLVHKGNIMKYTEGAFKEWGYEVALERFGGKLLDGGPWVKIRNPKTGKDIIIKDVIADAFLQQILMRPADYSVIATLNLNGDYISDALAAEVGGIGIAPGANIGGAIQMYEATHGTAPKYAGQDKVNPGSIILSAEMMLRDMGWTEAADLIIKGISGAIANKTVTYDFERLMPDATLLRCSEFGQAVINNME is encoded by the coding sequence ATGGGTTATCAGAAGATCGTTGTTCCTGCGGATGGTAGCAAAATTACCGTAAATGCAGACTTGTCACTCAATGTTCCAAACAATCCTATTATTCCTTTTATTGAAGGTGATGGTATTGGTGTAGATATTACACCGGCCATGAAAGCAGTGGTTGATGCTGCAGTTCTAAAAGCTTACGCTGGTAAACGTTCGATCGAATGGATGGAAGTATACTGCGGCGAAAAAGCAGACAAAATCTACGGCACTTACATGCCGGAAGAAACCTTTGAAGCTCTTCGTGAATTTGTTGTTTCTATTAAAGGCCCGTTAACAACCCCGGTTGGCGGTGGTATCCGTTCTCTAAACGTTGCATTACGTCAGGAATTAGACCTGTACGTATGTGTACGTCCAGTGCGCTGGTTTGAAGGCGTACCTTCTCCGGTTCAACATCCTGAACTGACAGATATGGTGATTTTCCGTGAAAACTCTGAAGATATCTATGCGGGTATTGAATGGAAAGCAGATTCACCAGAAGCCAAAAAAATCATTCGATTCCTGAAAGAAGAAATGGGTGTGACAAAAATCCGTTTCGAAGAGAATTGCGGGATCGGGATTAAACCGGTATCTAAAGAAGGTACTCAGCGTCTGGTTCGTAAAGCGATCCAGTTTGCGATTGATAATGACAAGCCAAGCGTGACGCTGGTCCACAAAGGTAACATCATGAAGTACACCGAAGGTGCATTCAAGGAATGGGGCTATGAAGTTGCGCTTGAGCGTTTTGGTGGCAAACTTCTGGATGGTGGGCCATGGGTCAAAATCAGAAACCCTAAAACTGGTAAAGACATTATTATTAAAGATGTGATTGCGGATGCCTTCCTGCAACAAATCCTGATGCGTCCTGCTGATTACTCGGTGATTGCCACGCTGAACCTAAACGGTGACTACATCTCTGATGCGCTTGCAGCCGAAGTGGGCGGTATAGGGATTGCGCCGGGTGCCAACATTGGGGGAGCCATACAGATGTATGAGGCGACTCACGGGACTGCTCCTAAATATGCCGGGCAAGACAAAGTCAATCCGGGTTCAATTATTCTTTCTGCTGAAATGATGCTACGTGACATGGGCTGGACTGAAGCGGCTGACTTGATCATCAAGGGTATTTCTGGTGCAATTGCCAATAAAACTGTGACTTATGATTTTGAACGCTTAATGCCGGACGCGACTTTGCTACGTTGTTCGGAATTTGGTCAAGCGGTCATTAACAACATGGAATAA